Proteins encoded by one window of Bradyrhizobium sp. B097:
- the lnt gene encoding apolipoprotein N-acyltransferase: MRLSDKLRSIGLAVILTWGWKRVVLALAAGALSSLAMAPFNAWPVLFLTFSIAVWLIDGSAAGRWRGVPAAALSGFWFGLGYFVPGLYWIGYAFFVDADTFAWLTPFAVLGLPAYLALFTAFGFAMARLIWPRDASRVLALAVSLTISEWLRGHLLSGFPWNAFGYALTEPLALAQTASLIGLWGMTFLAVAIFASPAVLIDGASRGRKPWRAPVAAVLVLAAMLAFGAVRLSQQPTSMVSGVKLRIMQPDLQQDAKFNYSAKAAVMQKYLTLSDRASGPHSTGVSDSTILIWPESAFPFFLTKEADAMAQIADLLPKGTVLITGSVRAPDLPPGVRVTRAYNSIYVIDHDGSVLAVYDKLHLVPFGEYLPFQDWMEKLGFVQLTKVQGGFIPGTIRRTLDIPNAPRALPLICYEAIFPGNVVSRDDRPGWIINVTNDGWFGISTGPYQHLQQARLRSIEEGLPMVRAANTGISAIIDPLGRIVARLGLGIEGVLDAGLPAAIAPTIYARVGNIPAAVIVLVALAIVLRRRFVRRKA, from the coding sequence GTGAGGCTTTCCGACAAGCTCCGATCGATCGGTCTCGCCGTCATCCTGACCTGGGGATGGAAGCGCGTCGTGCTCGCGCTCGCGGCGGGCGCCTTGTCCTCGCTGGCGATGGCGCCGTTCAACGCCTGGCCGGTGCTGTTCCTGACGTTTTCGATCGCGGTCTGGCTGATCGATGGCAGCGCTGCGGGACGCTGGCGCGGCGTACCCGCCGCAGCGCTGTCCGGCTTCTGGTTCGGCCTCGGCTATTTCGTGCCGGGACTGTACTGGATCGGCTACGCCTTCTTCGTCGATGCTGACACTTTCGCCTGGCTGACGCCGTTCGCGGTGCTCGGCCTGCCCGCCTATCTCGCTTTGTTCACCGCCTTCGGCTTCGCGATGGCACGGCTGATCTGGCCGCGCGACGCTTCGCGCGTGCTGGCGCTGGCGGTTAGCTTGACGATTTCGGAATGGCTGCGCGGCCATCTGCTCAGCGGCTTTCCGTGGAATGCGTTCGGCTACGCACTGACCGAACCCCTGGCGCTGGCCCAGACCGCATCGCTGATCGGGCTGTGGGGCATGACATTCCTGGCAGTCGCGATCTTCGCAAGTCCCGCCGTGCTGATCGACGGCGCCTCACGCGGCCGCAAGCCGTGGCGCGCGCCGGTGGCCGCGGTGCTGGTGCTCGCCGCGATGCTGGCGTTCGGTGCGGTCCGCCTCTCGCAACAGCCGACCAGCATGGTCAGCGGCGTCAAGCTGCGCATCATGCAGCCCGATCTGCAGCAGGACGCCAAGTTCAACTACTCCGCCAAGGCGGCGGTGATGCAGAAATATCTCACCCTGTCGGATCGTGCGTCCGGGCCGCACTCGACCGGCGTGAGCGACTCCACCATCCTGATCTGGCCGGAATCCGCGTTTCCGTTCTTCCTGACCAAGGAAGCCGACGCGATGGCGCAGATCGCCGACTTGCTGCCGAAGGGAACGGTGCTGATCACCGGCTCGGTGCGCGCGCCCGATCTGCCGCCCGGCGTCCGCGTCACGCGCGCATATAATTCAATCTACGTCATCGACCATGACGGCAGCGTGCTTGCGGTCTACGACAAGCTGCACCTTGTCCCATTCGGAGAATATCTGCCGTTCCAGGACTGGATGGAGAAGCTCGGCTTCGTGCAACTCACCAAGGTGCAGGGCGGCTTCATTCCCGGCACGATCCGCCGGACGCTCGATATTCCGAATGCGCCGCGCGCGCTGCCCTTGATCTGCTACGAGGCGATCTTCCCCGGCAATGTCGTGAGCCGCGACGACCGCCCCGGCTGGATCATCAACGTCACCAATGACGGTTGGTTCGGAATCTCGACCGGCCCCTATCAGCATCTGCAGCAGGCCCGGCTGCGCTCGATCGAGGAGGGCCTGCCGATGGTGCGCGCCGCGAATACGGGCATCTCGGCCATCATCGACCCGCTCGGACGGATTGTCGCCCGACTCGGGCTCGGCATCGAAGGCGTGCTCGATGCCGGCCTGCCGGCGGCCATCGCGCCGACGATCTATGCGCGCGTCGGCAACATCCCCGCCGCTGTGATTGTGTTAGTTGCCCTCGCAATCGTATTGCGGAGGCGTTTTGTCAGGCGAAAGGCCTGA
- a CDS encoding helix-turn-helix transcriptional regulator has protein sequence MSTKAPNPVDKYVGSRVRMRRIMLGMSQEKLGEALGLTFQQVQKYEKGTNRVGASRLQQISEILQVPVSFLFDGGPSGVKTADGFSEGSSPAYVSDFLATAEGLALTRAFTRIADAKLRRSIVELVEQIAAREAAEQV, from the coding sequence ATGTCCACCAAAGCGCCCAATCCTGTTGACAAATATGTCGGCAGCCGCGTCCGTATGCGACGCATCATGCTCGGCATGAGCCAGGAAAAGCTGGGCGAAGCGTTAGGCCTGACGTTCCAGCAGGTGCAGAAATACGAGAAGGGCACCAACCGTGTCGGCGCCAGCCGGCTGCAGCAGATCTCCGAAATCCTGCAGGTGCCGGTCTCTTTCCTGTTCGATGGCGGTCCGAGCGGCGTCAAGACCGCTGACGGCTTCAGCGAGGGCTCCTCGCCGGCCTATGTGTCCGATTTTCTGGCAACCGCCGAAGGCCTGGCCCTGACCCGTGCGTTCACGCGGATCGCGGACGCCAAGCTTCGCCGCAGCATCGTCGAACTGGTCGAGCAGATCGCGGCGCGCGAGGCGGCCGAGCAGGTCTGA
- a CDS encoding M20 family metallopeptidase, with amino-acid sequence MASNPFETADILDGIRRWVEIESPTERPDQVNKLADLVASEYRDLPATVDRVAGRDGCGDHLLTRSSWGQDAPGILVLSHLDTVHPMGFIERLPFKIEGDSAFGPGIYDMKGGAYLAYHAFRQICAADTRPPLGITQLYVSDEEIGSPTSRALIEAEGRKAKYVLVTEPARDGGKIVTGRKGVARFDVHIKGAPAHAGTRPEDGRSAIRELGHVILALEAMNDLKRGVTVNVGVVRGGTKPNVIAEEAYAEVDMRVPTMADADELVPRILGITSRTDGVTVKVTGELNRPPYEKSNAGAALYEHARELAGELGFELIDVFTGGGSDGNFTAPHTATLDGLGVDGKGAHTHYEQLYISSIEPRARLLYRLYQTLR; translated from the coding sequence ATGGCCAGCAACCCGTTTGAAACCGCTGATATCCTCGACGGCATTCGCCGCTGGGTCGAGATCGAATCTCCGACGGAGCGGCCGGATCAGGTCAACAAACTGGCTGATCTCGTCGCGTCTGAATATCGCGACCTGCCGGCCACCGTCGACCGCGTTGCGGGACGCGACGGCTGCGGCGATCACCTGCTGACGCGCTCGTCCTGGGGGCAGGACGCGCCGGGCATTCTGGTGTTGAGCCATCTCGACACAGTTCATCCGATGGGGTTCATCGAACGGTTACCATTCAAGATCGAAGGCGACAGTGCGTTCGGCCCGGGCATCTACGACATGAAGGGCGGCGCCTATCTCGCCTATCACGCGTTCCGGCAGATCTGCGCCGCTGACACGCGCCCGCCGCTCGGCATCACCCAGCTCTACGTCTCGGACGAGGAGATCGGCAGCCCGACCTCGCGCGCTTTGATCGAAGCCGAGGGCCGCAAGGCCAAATACGTGCTGGTGACCGAGCCCGCGCGCGACGGCGGCAAGATCGTCACCGGGCGCAAGGGCGTCGCGCGCTTCGATGTGCATATCAAGGGCGCGCCGGCACACGCCGGCACGCGCCCCGAGGATGGCCGCAGCGCGATCCGGGAACTCGGCCATGTGATCCTGGCGCTGGAGGCGATGAACGATCTCAAGCGCGGCGTCACCGTCAATGTCGGCGTGGTCCGCGGCGGCACCAAGCCGAACGTGATCGCAGAAGAAGCCTACGCCGAGGTCGACATGCGCGTGCCGACGATGGCCGACGCCGACGAGCTGGTGCCGAGGATCCTCGGGATCACCTCGCGCACCGACGGCGTCACCGTGAAAGTAACCGGCGAATTGAACCGTCCGCCCTATGAGAAGAGCAATGCCGGCGCCGCGCTCTACGAACACGCCAGGGAGCTTGCAGGCGAACTCGGCTTCGAGCTGATCGATGTGTTCACCGGCGGCGGCTCCGACGGCAATTTCACCGCACCGCATACTGCAACGCTCGACGGCCTCGGCGTCGACGGCAAGGGCGCGCATACCCATTACGAGCAGCTCTACATCTCGTCGATCGAGCCCCGCGCGCGCCTGCTCTACCGTCTCTATCAGACGCTGCGATGA
- a CDS encoding tRNA (guanine(46)-N(7))-methyltransferase TrmB, with translation MTPAPNDSGDRDSSDDGAMAHSRGSFFGRRKGHKLRAHQADLIDNLLPHLSIDISAPAPEALTELFDDGIADVRLEIGFGGGEHLIAEAQAFPATGFIGCEPYVNGMAKILTQIEAQNIGNIRLFAGDAAELLAWAPPRSLARIDLIHPDPWPKRRHWKRRFVQDATVAAMTRLLPPGGEFRFVSDIDDYCAWTLAHLMRSPDFAWLAERAIDWQQPWPDYTMTRYGAKAEREGRKAAYLRFKRLP, from the coding sequence ATGACACCGGCTCCGAACGACAGCGGCGATCGCGATTCGTCCGACGATGGCGCGATGGCCCATTCGCGCGGCTCGTTCTTCGGGCGACGCAAAGGCCACAAACTGCGCGCGCACCAGGCCGACCTGATCGACAATCTGCTGCCGCATCTTTCGATCGACATCTCGGCGCCCGCACCCGAGGCGCTGACCGAACTGTTCGATGACGGCATCGCGGATGTCCGGCTCGAGATCGGCTTCGGCGGCGGCGAGCATCTGATCGCGGAAGCGCAGGCCTTTCCGGCGACCGGCTTCATCGGCTGCGAACCCTATGTCAACGGGATGGCCAAGATCCTGACCCAGATCGAGGCGCAGAATATCGGCAACATCCGCCTGTTCGCCGGCGACGCCGCCGAGCTGCTGGCCTGGGCGCCACCGCGCTCGCTGGCGCGCATCGACTTGATTCATCCCGATCCCTGGCCGAAGCGGCGGCACTGGAAGCGGCGCTTCGTGCAGGATGCAACGGTCGCGGCGATGACCCGGCTGCTGCCGCCGGGCGGCGAATTCCGTTTCGTCAGCGATATCGACGACTACTGCGCCTGGACGCTCGCACACCTGATGCGCTCGCCCGACTTCGCCTGGCTCGCCGAGCGCGCGATCGACTGGCAGCAGCCATGGCCGGACTACACCATGACGCGCTACGGCGCCAAGGCCGAGCGCGAAGGGCGCAAGGCGGCGTATCTGAGGTTCAAGCGCTTGCCTTAA
- a CDS encoding phytanoyl-CoA dioxygenase family protein, whose product MLTDADIQSHAERIRDDGYTVIARAASPDLVEGLKDAVQRIESEHNLGLARTSFEGFKTLRINNLLTYDDLFWEVPLHENVLPVVERVLDKECLLSSFCSLVLGPGQEAQPIHEDTQLIPLPRPHIPITINAIWALSDFRDDNGATRIIPRSHKFDSSPDYGKDYDAVTATMPAGSVMLFDSALWHGGGANTSDTRRFAFSCAYCWGWMRQQENLQLGIPRETAARFPRRLQELCGYSVYKGQFGHIDNHDPIELLGRERGKRMVWEATDARKARMGGTGMTGRHSGAAR is encoded by the coding sequence ATGCTGACGGACGCCGACATCCAATCGCACGCCGAGCGGATCCGCGACGACGGATATACCGTGATCGCGCGCGCCGCCTCGCCGGACCTGGTCGAGGGATTGAAGGACGCGGTGCAAAGAATCGAGAGTGAGCACAATCTCGGCCTCGCCAGGACGTCGTTCGAAGGCTTCAAGACGCTGCGCATCAACAACCTCCTGACCTATGACGATCTGTTCTGGGAGGTGCCGCTGCATGAGAACGTGCTGCCGGTGGTCGAGCGCGTGCTGGACAAGGAATGCCTGCTGTCGTCGTTCTGCTCGCTGGTGCTCGGCCCGGGCCAGGAGGCGCAGCCGATCCACGAAGACACCCAGTTGATCCCGCTGCCGCGGCCGCACATTCCGATCACGATCAATGCGATCTGGGCGCTGTCCGATTTCCGCGACGACAACGGCGCGACGCGGATCATTCCGCGCAGCCACAAATTCGATTCGTCGCCGGACTACGGCAAGGACTATGACGCTGTCACCGCGACCATGCCGGCGGGCAGCGTGATGCTGTTCGACAGCGCGCTGTGGCATGGCGGCGGCGCCAACACCAGCGACACGAGGCGCTTTGCCTTCTCCTGCGCCTACTGCTGGGGCTGGATGCGGCAGCAGGAGAATCTGCAGCTCGGCATTCCGCGCGAGACCGCGGCCCGCTTTCCGCGCCGCCTGCAGGAATTGTGCGGTTACAGCGTCTACAAGGGCCAGTTCGGCCACATCGACAATCACGATCCGATCGAGCTGCTCGGTCGCGAACGCGGCAAGCGCATGGTCTGGGAAGCGACCGACGCCAGGAAGGCGCGGATGGGCGGGACAGGGATGACTGGTCGTCATTCCGGTGCGGCGCGATAG
- a CDS encoding DUF2336 domain-containing protein — protein sequence MTTAPALIPELDDIVRRGDPKRRAEAARRLGELFLQGAASFRPDHIDLFDGVLTSLVPHADLAARIDLAERLAPLANAPRHLVGQLAREDEVAIAGPVLRQSPVIDEKVLVEIANAKGQGHLLAMAERSRLSTALTDVIVRRGDRDVIRCAAGNAGAAFSDASFTTLVRRAGQDGVLTLRIGRRDDLPPVHLKSLLAGSIDVIRRRLQVVAKPERQAEIKLALTEIEGVVAQVEGRDFAAAQRTILALHRAGELNEAAVAGFAKAFKYEECVAALAALTGVKIVTLDRLISGDRYDPILIASKTIGFEWPTVRALILMRLGPNRVPSPADIEGARLNFVRLMPSTAQRVVDFWKSR from the coding sequence ATGACGACAGCCCCCGCGCTGATCCCGGAACTCGACGACATCGTTCGCCGCGGCGACCCCAAGCGCCGCGCCGAGGCCGCGCGGCGGCTCGGCGAGCTGTTCCTGCAGGGTGCCGCGAGCTTCCGCCCCGACCATATCGACCTGTTCGACGGGGTGCTGACCAGTCTGGTCCCGCATGCCGACCTGGCTGCGCGGATCGATCTCGCCGAACGGCTTGCGCCGCTCGCCAACGCGCCGCGGCATCTGGTCGGGCAACTCGCCCGCGAGGACGAGGTCGCGATCGCGGGGCCGGTGCTGCGCCAATCGCCGGTGATCGACGAAAAGGTGCTGGTCGAGATCGCCAATGCCAAGGGCCAGGGTCATCTGCTGGCAATGGCCGAGCGGTCCAGGCTCTCGACCGCGCTGACCGATGTCATCGTCCGTCGCGGCGATCGCGACGTCATCCGATGCGCGGCCGGCAATGCGGGCGCCGCGTTCTCGGACGCGTCCTTCACGACGCTGGTGCGGCGCGCCGGTCAGGATGGCGTGCTGACGCTGCGGATCGGCCGCCGTGACGATCTCCCGCCCGTGCATCTGAAGAGCCTGCTGGCCGGCTCGATCGACGTGATCCGCCGCCGCTTGCAGGTCGTCGCCAAGCCGGAACGGCAGGCCGAGATCAAGCTGGCGCTGACCGAGATCGAAGGCGTCGTCGCGCAGGTCGAGGGTCGCGATTTCGCAGCCGCACAGCGCACGATCCTGGCGCTGCATCGCGCCGGCGAATTGAACGAGGCCGCGGTGGCAGGCTTCGCCAAGGCCTTCAAATACGAGGAATGCGTGGCGGCGCTCGCGGCGCTGACCGGCGTGAAGATCGTCACGCTCGATCGCCTGATCTCCGGCGATCGTTATGATCCGATCCTGATCGCCAGCAAGACGATCGGTTTCGAATGGCCGACCGTGCGCGCCCTGATCCTGATGCGGCTCGGGCCGAACCGCGTGCCGTCGCCGGCCGATATCGAAGGCGCGCGGTTGAATTTCGTCCGCCTGATGCCGTCGACCGCGCAGCGCGTCGTGGATTTCTGGAAGTCGCGCTAG
- the rimP gene encoding ribosome maturation factor RimP, which translates to MTDPTATPVDTELLAEPRLVVEPGVAARVAAVAVPVLQGMGYRLVRIKVSGDAGCTVQIMAERPDGSMQLEDCEAISRALSPVLDVADPIERAYRLEISSPGIDRPLVRRSDFERYTGHLVKIEMAVAHQGRKRFRGLLAGVEGNAVRIKRDDPRPTEDAEVLLVMEDISDARLVLTDELIEESMRRGKAAERELRRELGLAPPQPAHAKKGDPAKSQKPKPKPAQKPGTKPAPTNTKKHRLAAERARRGEIDPFEGD; encoded by the coding sequence ATGACCGATCCGACCGCCACGCCCGTGGACACCGAACTGCTCGCCGAGCCGCGGCTTGTCGTCGAGCCCGGGGTCGCGGCGCGCGTCGCCGCGGTCGCGGTCCCGGTGCTGCAGGGCATGGGCTATCGCCTGGTACGCATCAAGGTCTCGGGCGACGCCGGCTGCACCGTGCAGATCATGGCGGAGCGTCCCGACGGCTCGATGCAGCTCGAGGATTGCGAGGCGATCTCGCGCGCGCTGTCGCCGGTGCTCGATGTTGCCGACCCGATCGAGCGCGCCTACCGGCTGGAAATCTCCTCGCCCGGCATCGACCGGCCGCTGGTGCGCCGCTCCGACTTCGAGCGCTATACCGGGCATCTGGTGAAGATCGAGATGGCGGTGGCGCATCAGGGCCGCAAGCGGTTCCGCGGCCTGCTCGCCGGCGTCGAAGGCAATGCGGTGCGCATCAAGCGCGACGATCCGCGTCCCACCGAGGACGCTGAAGTTCTCCTGGTGATGGAGGATATTTCGGACGCGCGGCTGGTGCTGACCGACGAGCTGATCGAGGAATCGATGCGCCGCGGCAAGGCCGCCGAGCGCGAGCTGCGCCGCGAGCTTGGTCTCGCGCCGCCGCAGCCGGCCCACGCCAAGAAGGGCGATCCTGCGAAGAGTCAGAAGCCGAAACCCAAGCCTGCTCAGAAGCCCGGCACCAAGCCGGCCCCGACCAACACCAAAAAGCACCGCCTGGCCGCCGAACGCGCGCGCCGTGGCGAGATCGATCCATTCGAAGGAGACTAA
- the nusA gene encoding transcription termination factor NusA: protein MAVSANKLELLQIADAVAREKSIDRSIVIAAMEDAIAKAARARYGSETDVHAEIDAKKGELRLTRHMLVVEVVENSSNQISLHDAQRANPGAQVGDTIADTLPPLEYGRIAAQSAKQVIVQKVREAERDRQYQEFKDRIGDIVNGIVKRVEYGSVIVDLGRGEAIVRRDEMLPREVFRNGDRVRAYIFDVRRETRGPQIFLSRTHPQFMAKLFAQEVPEIYDGIVEIKAVARDPGSRAKIGVISRDSSVDPVGACVGMRGSRVQAVVNELQGEKIDIIPWSPDIATFVVNALAPAEVAKVVIDEDRERIEVVVPDTNNQLSLAIGRRGQNVRLASQLTGWDIDILTEQEESERRQADFENSTRVFMEALNVDEVVGQLLASEGFTSVEELALVDVKELAGIEGFDEETATELQTRAREYLEQLEAELEAKRKELGVEDAMKDVPGVTGKILVKLGENDVKTVEDLAGCATDDLVGWTERKEGGEPTKHAGFLDGIEVSRDEAEAMIMQARLKAGWITEADLAKPAEEAEAAEAETAS, encoded by the coding sequence ATGGCAGTCAGCGCCAACAAACTCGAACTGCTGCAGATCGCAGACGCAGTTGCGCGCGAAAAGTCGATCGACCGCTCCATCGTGATCGCGGCCATGGAAGACGCCATCGCCAAGGCCGCACGTGCCCGCTACGGCAGCGAGACCGACGTCCATGCCGAAATCGACGCCAAGAAGGGCGAGCTGCGGCTGACCCGCCACATGCTGGTGGTCGAAGTCGTCGAGAACTCGTCGAACCAGATTTCGCTGCATGATGCGCAGCGCGCCAATCCGGGCGCCCAGGTCGGCGACACCATCGCCGACACGCTGCCGCCGCTGGAATATGGCCGTATCGCCGCGCAGTCCGCCAAGCAGGTGATCGTGCAGAAGGTGCGCGAGGCCGAGCGCGATCGGCAGTACCAGGAATTCAAGGACCGCATCGGCGACATCGTCAACGGCATCGTCAAGCGCGTCGAATATGGCAGCGTGATCGTCGATCTCGGCCGTGGCGAAGCGATCGTGCGCCGCGACGAGATGTTGCCGCGCGAAGTGTTCCGCAACGGCGACCGCGTCCGCGCCTATATCTTCGACGTCCGCCGCGAGACCCGCGGTCCGCAGATCTTCCTGTCGCGCACCCATCCGCAGTTCATGGCGAAGCTGTTCGCGCAGGAAGTGCCCGAGATCTACGACGGCATCGTCGAGATCAAGGCGGTCGCCCGCGATCCGGGCTCCCGCGCCAAGATCGGCGTGATCTCACGCGATTCCTCGGTCGATCCGGTCGGCGCCTGCGTCGGCATGCGCGGCTCGCGCGTGCAGGCCGTGGTGAACGAGCTGCAGGGCGAGAAGATCGACATCATCCCGTGGTCGCCCGATATCGCGACCTTCGTCGTCAACGCGCTGGCGCCGGCTGAAGTCGCCAAGGTCGTGATCGATGAGGACCGCGAGCGCATCGAGGTCGTGGTTCCCGACACCAACAACCAGCTGTCGCTGGCGATCGGCCGCCGCGGCCAGAACGTTCGCCTCGCCTCGCAGCTGACCGGCTGGGACATCGACATCCTGACCGAGCAGGAAGAGTCGGAGCGCCGCCAGGCCGACTTCGAGAACTCGACCCGCGTGTTCATGGAAGCGCTCAATGTCGACGAGGTGGTCGGCCAGCTGCTCGCCTCCGAAGGCTTCACCTCGGTCGAGGAACTCGCGCTGGTCGATGTCAAGGAACTCGCCGGTATCGAAGGTTTCGACGAGGAGACCGCCACCGAGCTGCAGACCCGCGCCCGCGAATATCTGGAGCAGCTTGAGGCTGAACTCGAGGCCAAGCGCAAGGAACTCGGCGTCGAGGACGCCATGAAGGACGTGCCCGGCGTCACCGGCAAGATACTGGTGAAGCTCGGCGAGAACGACGTGAAGACCGTCGAGGATCTGGCCGGCTGCGCCACCGACGACCTGGTCGGCTGGACCGAGCGCAAGGAAGGCGGCGAGCCGACCAAGCATGCCGGGTTCCTCGATGGCATCGAGGTCTCGCGCGACGAAGCCGAGGCCATGATCATGCAGGCCCGTCTGAAGGCCGGCTGGATCACCGAGGCCGACCTTGCCAAGCCTGCTGAGGAGGCCGAGGCCGCCGAAGCAGAAACGGCGTCGTAA
- a CDS encoding RNA-binding protein, protein MFAQADPDLDDGPRTQKSATTRMCAVSREVRPIDELIRFVIAPTGEVIPDLKRKLPGRGLWVSASRRSVAEAVRRHQFSKGFKRDVRVAPTLPADTDALLVRSVTEALAMAAKAGQVVAGFGKVEDALNRNETAALIHASDGAADGIRKLDAIVRQRGEKRGESPVIAVVNVLTSEELDLALGRSNVIHAALLAGPASKTFLSRCQILVRYRMADDDKTAEAARNSRA, encoded by the coding sequence ATGTTCGCTCAGGCTGACCCCGATCTCGACGATGGGCCGCGGACGCAGAAGTCCGCGACCACGCGGATGTGCGCGGTCAGCCGCGAGGTGCGTCCGATCGACGAACTGATCCGGTTCGTCATCGCGCCCACGGGCGAGGTGATCCCGGATCTCAAGCGCAAGCTGCCGGGCCGCGGACTATGGGTTTCCGCATCGCGGCGCAGCGTTGCGGAAGCAGTCCGTCGTCACCAATTTAGCAAGGGATTCAAGCGCGATGTCCGCGTCGCGCCGACCCTTCCCGCCGACACCGACGCCCTCCTGGTCCGCAGCGTCACCGAGGCCCTGGCGATGGCCGCCAAGGCCGGTCAGGTCGTGGCGGGCTTCGGCAAGGTCGAGGACGCACTCAACCGGAACGAAACTGCAGCCCTGATCCACGCTTCGGACGGCGCAGCGGACGGAATCCGCAAATTGGACGCGATCGTCAGGCAAAGGGGCGAAAAACGTGGTGAATCGCCGGTAATCGCCGTCGTCAATGTTTTGACGTCGGAAGAATTGGATTTGGCACTTGGGCGGTCAAATGTGATACATGCTGCGCTGCTCGCGGGCCCGGCGAGCAAGACGTTCCTGTCGCGCTGCCAGATACTGGTCCGATACCGGATGGCCGACGACGACAAGACCGCCGAAGCGGCCAGAAATTCCAGAGCCTGA